The window GGACGACGACGTCGAAGTACTCCCCGACGGCCTGGCGCGCATGGGGAAGTGGGCTCCGCGGTTCAAGAGCATCCAGGGTCGCCGCTACGACTACGACGGCAGCGAGTTCTACTGGCAGTACCGCGTGGCCGACCGCATGGGCATCCCCATCCCCTTCGCCCCGGCGGGCTTCGACGCCTCCGGATTCAAGGAGATGAACTCCGGCTGCTTCGAGGGCATGTTCATCCACCGTGACATCGTCACGCAGATCGGGCTCCCCGATCCTCGGTTCTTCATCTACTGGGACGACCAGCTGTACGGCTGGTTGGCGTCGCGCGTGACGACCTCGGTCATCGTCGACGAGTTCGTGCTGCGCCGAACGCGCGAGATCAAGCAGTGGGACATGGGCATCCGCCACATGAACGCCTCGAGCGACGCGTACCGGTACTACATCATGCGCAACCGCGCGTACATCAAGCGCTACTATCGCGAGCTCGGCGTGTACAACCCGTTCCTCTTCGGGCTCGGTACCGCGATGACCTTCGCCAAAGAGCTCATCCGGTTGGTGGTCGTCGAACGCAAGGTGCGCGGCACGAGCAACCTCTTCCGAGGACTCCGCGACGGACGCAGGATCACGCGCGACCGTTCTTGGAAGCCCATGCCGCCGCTCACGCAGCCTCAGCCGGCCGCGTAGTCGGCGTTGTAGCGCTCGAGGACGTCGGCGATCGGTGCGTCCATCTTGAGCGCCCCCTTGTCGAGGTACAGTCCGCGCGTGCAGAAACGGCGCAGATCCTTCTCGTTGTGGCTGACGAAGAAGAGGGTCCGCCCCTCGGCGAGCAACTCGTCGATGCGCCGATAGCACTTCTCCCGGAAGGCCTTGTCGCCCACGGCCAGCA is drawn from Microbacterium binotii and contains these coding sequences:
- a CDS encoding glycosyltransferase family 2 protein — protein: MAAASESPDVPSHAPFDPASATIVVVTYNRSALLTRLLTSVEAMDPAPGHLVVIDNASTDDTTDVIEQFRPRLNTQVVYRRLETNTGGSGGFSEGMRTAYELGSAWIWLMDDDVEVLPDGLARMGKWAPRFKSIQGRRYDYDGSEFYWQYRVADRMGIPIPFAPAGFDASGFKEMNSGCFEGMFIHRDIVTQIGLPDPRFFIYWDDQLYGWLASRVTTSVIVDEFVLRRTREIKQWDMGIRHMNASSDAYRYYIMRNRAYIKRYYRELGVYNPFLFGLGTAMTFAKELIRLVVVERKVRGTSNLFRGLRDGRRITRDRSWKPMPPLTQPQPAA